A window from Mycobacterium saskatchewanense encodes these proteins:
- a CDS encoding tyrosine recombinase XerC, with translation MEAVLDQFDEYLSLQCGRSAHTRRAYLGDLRSLFEFLDGRGIGLDGLSLPVLRSWLATAAGAGAARTTLARRTSAVKAFTAWAVRRGLLSEDPAARLQVPKAHRTLPAVLRKDQALKAMAAAKSGAEQGDPLALRDRLIVEMLYATGIRVSELCGLDIDDVDTHHRLVRVLGKGNKQRTVPFGLPAAEALRAWLTGGRPALATAESGPALLLGARGRRLDVRQARTVVHQTVTAVDGAPDMGPHGLRHSAATHLLEGGADLRVVQELLGHSSLATTQLYTHVAVSRLRAVHDQAHPRA, from the coding sequence GTGGAGGCGGTCCTCGACCAGTTCGACGAATACCTGTCGCTGCAGTGCGGCCGTTCGGCGCATACGCGGCGCGCCTACCTCGGCGACCTGCGCTCGCTCTTCGAGTTCCTCGACGGGCGGGGTATCGGCCTGGACGGCCTGAGCCTGCCGGTGCTGCGGTCCTGGCTCGCCACCGCCGCCGGCGCCGGCGCGGCCCGCACGACGCTGGCCCGTCGCACCTCGGCGGTCAAGGCGTTCACCGCGTGGGCGGTGCGACGGGGCCTGCTGTCCGAGGACCCGGCCGCGCGTCTGCAGGTGCCCAAGGCGCACCGCACCCTGCCGGCCGTGCTCCGCAAGGACCAGGCGCTCAAGGCCATGGCCGCCGCGAAATCTGGCGCTGAACAAGGCGATCCGCTGGCCCTTCGCGACCGGCTCATCGTCGAGATGCTGTATGCCACCGGGATTCGGGTCAGCGAGTTGTGCGGCCTGGACATCGACGACGTGGACACCCACCACCGATTGGTGCGCGTCTTGGGCAAGGGCAACAAGCAACGCACCGTCCCGTTCGGGCTGCCGGCCGCCGAGGCGCTGCGCGCCTGGCTGACGGGCGGTCGTCCGGCCCTGGCGACCGCCGAGTCGGGGCCGGCCCTGCTGCTGGGCGCCCGCGGGCGCCGGCTCGACGTGCGCCAGGCCCGAACCGTCGTGCACCAGACGGTCACCGCCGTGGACGGCGCCCCCGACATGGGCCCCCACGGGCTGCGGCACAGCGCCGCGACGCATCTGCTCGAGGGCGGGGCCGACCTGCGCGTCGTCCAGGAGCTGCTTGGCCACTCCAGCCTGGCGACCACGCAGCTCTACACCCATGTCGCGGTGTCGCGGTTGCGGGCGGTGCACGACCAGGCCCACCCCCGCGCATAG
- the tsf gene encoding translation elongation factor Ts: MANFTAADVKRLRELTGAGMLDCKNALAESDGDFDKAVEALRIKGAKDVGKRAERATAEGLVAAKGGALVELNSETDFVAKNAEFQALADQVVDAALNAKATDVETLKAAKIGDKTVEQAIADLSAKIGEKLELRRVQFFDGNVEAYLHKRAADLPPAVGVLVEFTGEDKSAAHAVALQIAALKARFLSRDDVPEEVVASERRIAEETAKAEGKPEQALPKIVEGRLNGFFKDAVLLEQPSVSDSKKTVKALLDEAGVSVTRFVRFEVGQA; the protein is encoded by the coding sequence TTGGCGAACTTCACCGCCGCCGACGTCAAGCGGCTCCGGGAACTCACCGGCGCCGGCATGCTGGACTGCAAGAACGCGCTGGCCGAGAGCGACGGCGACTTCGACAAGGCCGTCGAGGCGCTCCGGATCAAGGGCGCCAAGGACGTCGGCAAGCGCGCCGAGCGCGCCACTGCTGAGGGCCTCGTGGCTGCCAAGGGTGGTGCGCTCGTGGAGCTCAACTCGGAGACCGACTTCGTCGCCAAGAACGCCGAGTTCCAGGCCCTGGCCGACCAGGTGGTCGACGCCGCGTTGAACGCGAAGGCCACCGACGTCGAGACGCTCAAGGCCGCCAAGATTGGTGACAAGACGGTCGAGCAGGCCATCGCCGACCTGTCGGCCAAGATCGGCGAGAAGCTGGAACTGCGCCGCGTGCAGTTCTTCGACGGCAACGTCGAGGCCTACCTGCACAAGCGCGCCGCCGACCTGCCGCCGGCCGTCGGCGTGCTGGTGGAGTTCACCGGGGAGGACAAGAGCGCCGCGCACGCCGTCGCCCTGCAGATCGCCGCGCTCAAGGCGCGCTTCCTGTCGCGCGACGACGTGCCGGAAGAGGTGGTGGCCAGCGAGCGCCGCATCGCCGAGGAGACCGCCAAGGCCGAGGGCAAGCCGGAACAGGCACTGCCCAAGATCGTCGAGGGCCGGCTCAACGGGTTCTTCAAGGACGCCGTGCTGCTCGAGCAGCCGTCGGTGTCCGACAGCAAGAAGACCGTCAAGGCGCTGCTCGACGAGGCCGGTGTGAGCGTGACCCGGTTCGTTCGCTTCGAGGTGGGTCAGGCCTAG
- a CDS encoding lactate 2-monooxygenase: protein MAFGDYQNEIYFKGLGGVAPALPMAFAELEARAERAMSPSVWSYVTGGAGDERTQRANRKAFDQWGLIPRMFVGAAERDLSVQMCGLTLPSPLFMAPIGVIGICAQDGHGDLATARAAASTGVPMVVSTLTADPMEDVAAEFGDTPGFFQLYTPKNRELAASLVQRAEAAGFQGIIVTLDTWIPGWRPRDLSTANFPQLRGMCLSNYTSDPVFRASLQRSPEEDPQGTVLQWITTFGNPLTWDDLPWLRSLTDLPLIIKGICHPDDARRAKDGGVDGIYCSNHGGRQANGGLPALDCLPGVVEAADGLPVLFDSGIRSGADIVKALALGATAVGVGRPYAYGLALGGVDGVVHVLRSLLAEADLIMAVDGYPTLKDLTPDTVRRVG, encoded by the coding sequence ATGGCATTCGGTGACTACCAGAACGAGATCTATTTCAAGGGGCTGGGCGGCGTGGCGCCCGCGCTGCCAATGGCATTCGCGGAGTTGGAGGCCCGGGCCGAGCGGGCCATGTCGCCGTCGGTGTGGTCGTACGTCACCGGTGGCGCCGGTGACGAGCGCACCCAGCGCGCCAACCGGAAGGCATTCGATCAGTGGGGCCTGATCCCGCGCATGTTCGTCGGTGCCGCCGAGCGCGACCTGTCGGTGCAGATGTGCGGCCTGACCCTGCCCTCTCCGTTGTTCATGGCGCCGATCGGCGTCATCGGCATCTGTGCTCAAGATGGCCACGGCGACCTGGCCACCGCCCGTGCGGCGGCGAGCACCGGCGTCCCGATGGTCGTCTCCACCCTGACCGCCGACCCGATGGAGGACGTCGCCGCGGAGTTCGGTGACACCCCCGGCTTCTTCCAGCTGTACACGCCGAAGAACCGCGAACTCGCCGCGAGCCTCGTGCAGCGGGCCGAGGCCGCCGGGTTCCAGGGCATCATCGTCACCCTCGACACCTGGATTCCCGGGTGGCGTCCGCGCGACCTCAGCACGGCCAACTTTCCGCAGTTGCGGGGAATGTGCCTGAGCAATTACACGAGCGATCCGGTGTTCCGCGCAAGCCTGCAGCGCTCGCCCGAAGAGGACCCGCAAGGCACCGTGCTGCAGTGGATCACCACGTTTGGCAACCCGCTGACCTGGGACGACCTGCCTTGGCTGCGATCGCTGACCGACCTGCCGCTGATCATCAAGGGCATCTGCCATCCCGACGACGCGCGCCGCGCCAAAGACGGTGGCGTCGACGGCATCTATTGCTCGAACCACGGCGGGCGGCAGGCCAACGGCGGCCTGCCCGCGCTGGACTGCCTGCCGGGCGTGGTCGAGGCGGCCGACGGCCTGCCGGTGTTGTTCGATTCGGGCATCCGCAGCGGCGCCGACATCGTCAAGGCGCTGGCGCTCGGGGCGACCGCCGTCGGGGTCGGTCGGCCGTACGCCTATGGTCTGGCGCTCGGCGGCGTCGACGGCGTGGTGCATGTGCTGCGCAGTCTGCTGGCCGAGGCGGACCTGATCATGGCGGTCGACGGCTATCCGACGCTCAAAGATCTCACCCCGGACACGGTTCGGCGCGTCGGCTGA
- a CDS encoding MarR family winged helix-turn-helix transcriptional regulator, translating into MVQAEDAPLGYLLYRVGAVLRPEVSTALGPIGLTLPEFVCLRILSMSPGLSSAELSRHTNVTPQAMNTVLRKLEYVGAVARPESVSSGRALPATLTTQGRALLKRAEAAVREADARIMDKLTLSQQREFKRMLERLGSDC; encoded by the coding sequence ATGGTTCAGGCCGAAGACGCCCCACTCGGATACCTGCTCTACCGCGTAGGAGCCGTTCTGCGGCCGGAGGTATCCACGGCGCTGGGTCCGATCGGCCTGACCCTGCCGGAATTCGTTTGCCTGCGCATTCTTTCGATGTCGCCAGGCCTGTCCAGCGCCGAACTGTCGCGGCACACCAACGTCACACCGCAGGCGATGAACACGGTGCTGCGCAAGCTGGAGTACGTCGGGGCTGTGGCCCGACCCGAGTCGGTGTCCTCCGGGCGCGCGCTTCCCGCCACGCTGACCACGCAGGGAAGGGCGCTGTTGAAGCGCGCGGAAGCGGCGGTGCGCGAAGCCGACGCCCGGATCATGGACAAGCTGACGCTTTCGCAGCAGCGCGAATTCAAACGGATGCTCGAGAGGCTCGGGTCCGACTGCTGA
- a CDS encoding amidase translates to MQHVHAFGDDALGDLDAVGLADAIRTGRISRSEAVEAAIARTEAVDPVLNGLAYAAFRQAREVAEGKAGTRGFFAGVPTFLKDNVDIAGQPTMHGTDAWTPWNATSDSEFTELFLATGLAPVGKTQLSEFGFSASAEHPRLGPVRNPWNTDYSAGASSSGSGAFVAAGVVPIAHANDGGGSIRIPAACNGLVGLKPTRGRLPLDAMLRRMPVAIVANGVVTRSVRDTAAFYREAERVWRNPKLAPIGDVAGPGKQRLRIAVLTRSVQRECSPQVRELTLKSAGLLEELGHRVEYVDQPPVPASFVDDFVLYWGFLALAQVRAGRRVFGATFDRSRLDSLTLGLERHSARNMHRLPLAIMRLRRIRRRTAKFFGTYDVVLTPTLADETPRIGYLAPTDYRQVIDRLIDWVSFTPLQNVTGEPAISLPLAQSADGMPVGMMFSADFGQEALLLQLGYELEEARPWARIDA, encoded by the coding sequence ATGCAACACGTGCACGCCTTCGGCGACGACGCCCTGGGTGACCTGGACGCGGTGGGGCTGGCCGACGCCATCCGTACCGGCCGCATCAGCAGGTCCGAGGCGGTCGAGGCGGCCATCGCCCGCACGGAGGCCGTCGATCCCGTCCTCAACGGTCTCGCGTACGCGGCCTTCCGGCAGGCCCGGGAGGTCGCCGAGGGGAAGGCCGGCACGCGTGGCTTTTTTGCCGGGGTGCCCACGTTCCTCAAGGACAACGTGGACATCGCCGGGCAGCCGACCATGCACGGCACCGACGCGTGGACGCCCTGGAACGCGACCTCCGACAGCGAGTTCACCGAGCTGTTCCTGGCCACCGGCCTGGCACCGGTGGGCAAGACGCAGTTGTCGGAATTCGGGTTCAGCGCTTCGGCCGAACATCCCCGGCTCGGACCCGTCCGCAACCCGTGGAACACCGACTACAGCGCGGGCGCGTCGTCCTCGGGTTCGGGCGCGTTCGTCGCCGCCGGGGTGGTCCCGATTGCGCACGCCAACGACGGCGGTGGCTCGATCCGCATCCCGGCCGCCTGCAACGGGCTGGTCGGCCTCAAGCCGACGCGCGGGCGGCTGCCGCTCGACGCGATGCTGCGTCGGATGCCGGTCGCCATCGTCGCCAACGGAGTGGTGACCCGTTCGGTGCGTGACACCGCGGCGTTCTACCGGGAGGCAGAGCGCGTCTGGCGTAATCCCAAACTCGCGCCGATCGGCGATGTCGCCGGGCCGGGCAAGCAGCGGCTGCGGATCGCCGTATTGACCCGGTCGGTGCAGCGGGAGTGCAGCCCGCAGGTGCGCGAACTGACGCTGAAATCGGCCGGGCTACTCGAGGAACTGGGCCACCGCGTCGAATATGTCGACCAACCGCCGGTGCCGGCCAGTTTCGTGGACGACTTCGTCCTGTACTGGGGCTTCCTCGCGCTCGCCCAGGTGCGCGCCGGACGGCGGGTGTTCGGCGCGACGTTCGACCGCAGCCGGCTGGACAGCCTGACGCTCGGCCTGGAGCGACACAGCGCCCGCAACATGCACCGGTTGCCCCTGGCGATCATGCGCCTGCGCCGGATTCGGCGGCGCACGGCGAAATTCTTCGGCACCTACGACGTGGTGCTGACCCCGACCCTGGCCGACGAGACGCCCCGCATCGGCTACCTGGCGCCCACGGACTACCGGCAGGTCATCGACCGGCTGATCGACTGGGTCTCGTTCACGCCGCTGCAGAATGTGACCGGCGAACCGGCGATCTCGCTGCCGCTGGCGCAATCCGCGGACGGCATGCCGGTGGGGATGATGTTCTCGGCGGACTTCGGGCAGGAAGCGTTGCTGCTGCAGCTGGGCTACGAGCTCGAAGAGGCCCGCCCCTGGGCCCGGATCGACGCCTGA
- a CDS encoding ChaB family protein: MPKTTKGGKPRKDELPSTLRRSDAKAQRTFAKTHDSAAEEYGDEERAHRVAYSALKHSFEKVGDHWEPKEEKGPSDERAESGGPQASGRSAEGVDANASKKHLLDVARRLDVRGRSSMSKEELVDAIKKENRRVRGR; this comes from the coding sequence ATGCCGAAGACGACCAAGGGCGGCAAACCCAGGAAGGACGAGCTGCCCAGCACCCTGCGGCGTTCCGACGCCAAGGCGCAACGCACATTCGCCAAAACCCATGACTCGGCCGCCGAGGAGTACGGCGACGAAGAGCGGGCCCATCGGGTGGCCTACTCCGCGCTCAAGCACAGTTTCGAGAAGGTGGGTGACCACTGGGAGCCCAAGGAGGAGAAGGGCCCGTCGGACGAGCGCGCCGAGAGCGGCGGCCCGCAGGCGTCGGGACGTTCGGCCGAGGGCGTCGACGCCAATGCGAGCAAGAAGCACCTGCTCGACGTTGCTCGGCGCCTCGACGTGCGCGGCCGGTCGAGCATGAGCAAGGAGGAACTCGTCGACGCGATCAAGAAGGAGAACCGGCGGGTCCGCGGTCGCTGA
- the rpsB gene encoding 30S ribosomal protein S2: protein MAVVTMKQLLDSGTHFGHQTRRWNPKMKRFIFTDRNGIYIIDLQQTLTFIDKAYEFVKETVAHGGSVLFVGTKKQAQESVAAEATRVGMPYVNQRWLGGMLTNFSTVHKRLQRLKELEAMEQTGGFEGRTKKEILMLTREKNKLERSLGGIRDMNKVPSAVWVVDTNKEHIAVGEARKLGIPVIAILDTNCDPDEVDYPIPGNDDAIRSAALLTKVIASAVAEGLQARAGVGRGDGKPEATDSLTAEPLAEWEQELLASATATAAPPAGSDAAAGTTESTPSQEG, encoded by the coding sequence ATGGCCGTCGTAACCATGAAGCAGCTGCTGGACAGCGGCACCCACTTCGGGCACCAGACCCGTCGCTGGAATCCCAAGATGAAGCGGTTCATCTTCACCGACCGCAACGGCATCTACATCATCGACCTGCAGCAGACGCTGACCTTCATCGACAAGGCGTACGAGTTCGTCAAAGAGACCGTCGCCCACGGTGGTTCGGTGCTGTTCGTCGGCACCAAGAAGCAGGCGCAGGAATCCGTCGCGGCCGAGGCCACCCGCGTCGGCATGCCGTACGTGAACCAGCGCTGGCTGGGTGGCATGCTCACCAACTTCTCCACGGTGCACAAGCGGCTGCAGCGCCTCAAGGAGCTGGAAGCGATGGAGCAGACCGGCGGCTTCGAGGGACGCACCAAGAAGGAGATCTTGATGCTGACCCGCGAGAAGAACAAGCTGGAGCGCAGCCTCGGCGGTATCCGCGACATGAACAAGGTGCCCTCGGCCGTCTGGGTCGTCGACACGAACAAGGAGCACATCGCCGTCGGCGAGGCCCGCAAACTGGGTATCCCGGTGATCGCGATCCTGGACACCAACTGCGACCCCGACGAGGTCGACTACCCGATCCCGGGCAACGACGACGCGATCCGCTCGGCCGCGCTGCTCACCAAGGTGATCGCGTCCGCAGTCGCCGAGGGCCTGCAGGCCCGCGCCGGCGTCGGCCGCGGCGACGGCAAGCCGGAGGCCACGGACTCGCTGACCGCCGAGCCGCTCGCCGAATGGGAGCAGGAGCTGCTGGCATCCGCCACCGCGACCGCCGCCCCGCCCGCCGGCAGCGACGCCGCCGCGGGCACAACCGAATCAACCCCCTCACAGGAAGGCTGA